The Streptomyces avermitilis MA-4680 = NBRC 14893 genome contains a region encoding:
- a CDS encoding ATP-dependent 6-phosphofructokinase, which produces MRIGVLTAGGDCPGLNAVIRSVVHRAVTMYGDEVIGFEDGYAGLLDGRYRALDLNAVSGILARGGTILGSSRLQRDRLREACENAQDMAREFGIDALIPIGGEGTLTAARMLSDAGLPVVGVPKTIDNDISATDRTFGFDTAVGVATEAMDRLKTTAESHQRVMVVEVMGRHAGWIALESGMAAGAHGICLPERPFDPAHLVKMVEERFARGKKFAVLCVAEGAHPVVGSMDYSHGAIDQFGHERFQGIGTALAAELEHRLGKEAKPVILGHIQRGGTPTAYDRVLATRFGWHAVEAAHRGDFGRMTALRGTDVQMVPLAEAVTELKTVPKDRMDEAESVF; this is translated from the coding sequence ATGCGTATCGGAGTACTCACCGCAGGCGGCGACTGCCCAGGCCTGAACGCAGTGATCCGGTCGGTCGTGCACCGAGCGGTCACGATGTACGGCGACGAGGTCATCGGCTTCGAGGACGGCTACGCGGGCCTGCTCGACGGCCGCTACCGCGCCCTCGACCTCAACGCGGTCAGCGGCATCCTCGCCCGCGGCGGCACCATCCTCGGCTCCTCCCGGCTCCAGCGCGACCGCCTGCGTGAGGCCTGCGAGAACGCGCAGGACATGGCCCGCGAGTTCGGCATCGACGCGCTGATCCCCATCGGCGGCGAAGGCACCCTGACCGCCGCCCGCATGCTCTCGGACGCGGGCCTGCCGGTCGTCGGCGTCCCGAAGACGATCGACAACGACATCTCCGCCACGGACCGCACCTTCGGCTTCGACACGGCCGTGGGCGTCGCCACGGAGGCGATGGACCGCCTCAAGACGACCGCCGAGTCCCACCAGCGCGTGATGGTCGTCGAGGTCATGGGCCGCCACGCGGGCTGGATCGCCCTGGAGTCCGGCATGGCCGCCGGCGCCCACGGCATCTGCCTGCCGGAGCGCCCCTTCGACCCCGCCCACCTGGTGAAGATGGTCGAGGAGCGCTTCGCCCGAGGGAAGAAGTTCGCCGTCCTCTGCGTCGCCGAGGGCGCGCACCCCGTCGTGGGCAGCATGGACTACAGCCACGGCGCGATCGACCAGTTCGGCCACGAGCGCTTCCAGGGCATCGGCACGGCCCTCGCGGCCGAGCTGGAGCACCGCCTCGGCAAGGAGGCCAAGCCGGTCATTCTCGGCCACATCCAGCGCGGCGGCACGCCGACCGCGTACGACCGGGTGCTCGCGACCCGCTTCGGCTGGCACGCGGTCGAGGCCGCGCACCGCGGGGACTTCGGCAGGATGACGGCGCTGCGCGGCACGGACGTCCAGATGGTGCCGCTGGCGGAGGCGGTCACGGAGCTGAAGACGGTGCCGAAGGACCGGATGGACGAGGCGGAGTCGGTCTTCTAG
- a CDS encoding cation:dicarboxylate symporter family transporter, whose protein sequence is MMPTTSSRRAAVSTAQTAPAAPAAKRDRTHYLYIAVIVAVALGIAVGFAAPDFAKELKPIGTGFVALIKMMISPIIFCTIVLGVGSVRKAAKVGKVGGLALGYFIAMSFVALAIGLVVGNIVHPGSGMHLTEAVKGVGHTQAEAAAEGPVDFLLGIIPTTFVSAFTEGQVLQTLLVALLVGFALQAMGRTGEPVLRGVEHIQKLVFRILGMIMWAAPVGAFGAMAAVIGETGMDALKALATIMFGFYITCFLFIVVVLGTLTKLVAKVSLFQLLKYLGREFLLIVSTSSSESALPRLIAKMEHLGVSRPVVGITVPTGYSFNLDGTMIYLTMASLFIADAMDQPMSIGQQIGLLLFMMIASKGAAGVSGSGIAVLASGLQSHKPALVDGVGLIIGIDRFMSEARAVTNFAGNAVATLLIGTWTGEVDKERVNRVLAGELPFDEKTLLDDAEDDVRAEVPEQGGEKELAKA, encoded by the coding sequence ATGATGCCGACGACGTCGTCAAGGAGGGCAGCCGTGAGCACAGCCCAAACGGCACCTGCCGCACCCGCCGCCAAGCGGGACCGCACCCACTATCTCTACATCGCGGTGATCGTCGCGGTGGCTCTCGGCATCGCCGTCGGGTTCGCCGCGCCGGACTTCGCCAAGGAGCTCAAGCCGATCGGCACCGGCTTCGTCGCGCTGATCAAGATGATGATCTCGCCGATCATCTTCTGCACGATCGTGCTCGGCGTCGGCTCGGTGCGGAAGGCCGCCAAGGTCGGCAAGGTCGGCGGGCTCGCGCTCGGCTACTTCATCGCGATGTCGTTCGTGGCGCTGGCCATCGGCCTGGTCGTCGGCAACATCGTCCACCCGGGCAGCGGGATGCACCTGACCGAGGCCGTGAAGGGTGTGGGGCACACCCAGGCGGAGGCCGCCGCGGAAGGACCCGTGGACTTCCTGCTCGGGATCATCCCGACCACCTTCGTCTCGGCCTTCACCGAGGGCCAGGTGCTCCAGACGCTGCTCGTGGCGCTGCTCGTGGGCTTCGCGCTCCAGGCCATGGGGCGTACCGGTGAGCCGGTGCTGCGCGGGGTCGAGCACATCCAGAAGCTGGTCTTCCGTATCCTCGGCATGATCATGTGGGCCGCGCCCGTGGGTGCCTTCGGCGCCATGGCGGCCGTCATCGGTGAGACCGGCATGGACGCGCTCAAGGCGCTGGCCACGATCATGTTCGGCTTCTACATCACCTGTTTCCTGTTCATCGTGGTGGTGCTCGGCACGCTGACGAAGCTGGTGGCGAAGGTCAGCCTCTTCCAGCTGCTGAAGTACCTCGGCCGGGAGTTCCTGCTGATCGTCTCCACCTCGTCGTCCGAGTCCGCGCTGCCGCGGCTCATCGCGAAGATGGAGCACCTGGGCGTCAGCCGCCCGGTCGTCGGCATCACGGTGCCGACCGGCTACTCCTTCAACCTCGACGGCACGATGATCTACCTGACCATGGCCTCGCTGTTCATCGCCGACGCGATGGACCAGCCGATGAGCATCGGCCAGCAGATCGGTCTGCTGCTCTTCATGATGATCGCCTCGAAGGGTGCCGCCGGTGTCTCCGGTTCCGGCATCGCCGTCCTGGCCAGCGGTCTCCAGTCGCACAAGCCCGCGCTGGTCGACGGTGTCGGCCTGATCATCGGCATCGACCGCTTCATGAGCGAGGCCCGCGCCGTCACCAACTTCGCGGGCAACGCCGTGGCGACGCTGCTCATCGGTACCTGGACCGGCGAGGTCGACAAGGAGCGGGTGAACCGTGTGCTCGCCGGTGAGCTGCCCTTCGACGAGAAGACGCTGCTGGACGACGCCGAGGACGACGTCCGCGCGGAGGTGCCCGAGCAGGGCGGCGAGAAGGAACTCGCCAAGGCGTAG
- a CDS encoding TetR/AcrR family transcriptional regulator → MADMTTGNTSRADANRRRILDVALAELLRDPDASMDQIARVAGVVRRTVYGHFPSREALISTLVDGAVEAVAAAHAAGRESVADPAESLARSTLAVWEIADRYRILVALAQRSVTVQGIRDRLTPVRQACVELLRRGLEQGVFESPLPAAALAYVHEQMLFALMEAVNDGLLAAEEAGRSAAVTMLTAAGVPASRATGLVAKLSD, encoded by the coding sequence ATGGCTGACATGACCACGGGTAACACCAGCCGCGCCGACGCCAACCGCCGCCGGATCCTCGATGTCGCGCTCGCCGAGCTGCTGCGCGACCCCGATGCGTCCATGGACCAGATCGCCCGGGTCGCGGGGGTCGTACGGCGCACCGTGTACGGGCACTTCCCGAGCCGTGAGGCGTTGATCAGCACCCTGGTCGACGGCGCCGTCGAAGCGGTCGCGGCCGCGCACGCGGCGGGCCGGGAGAGCGTGGCGGACCCGGCCGAGTCGCTGGCCCGCTCGACGCTCGCGGTGTGGGAGATCGCCGACCGGTACCGGATCCTGGTCGCGCTCGCCCAGCGCAGCGTCACCGTGCAGGGCATCCGGGACCGCCTCACGCCGGTCCGTCAGGCGTGCGTGGAGTTGCTCCGGCGCGGCCTGGAGCAGGGGGTGTTCGAGTCGCCGCTGCCGGCTGCGGCCCTGGCGTACGTGCACGAGCAGATGCTGTTCGCGCTCATGGAGGCGGTGAACGACGGCCTGCTGGCAGCCGAAGAGGCGGGCCGCTCCGCCGCGGTCACGATGCTGACCGCGGCGGGCGTACCCGCCTCCCGCGCCACCGGACTGGTGGCGAAGCTGAGCGACTGA
- a CDS encoding carbohydrate ABC transporter permease, translating into MTGKAAAPRRKGARRSLVRALPAAPAVVLLVLFLAGPIGYCAYIAFTDLQLTGQAHASFVGFDNFRAAFKDEAFLNAVWLTLVFTVLSSLVGQNTLGLALASLMQRASKPMRTLVGGIVITAWVLPEVVAGFLLYAFFRREGTLNAILDGLHLPSQNWLFTLPILAVSFANVWRGTAFSMLVYSAALNEIPKEITEAAEVDGAGGWRRMWHITLPMIRRSIGTNLMLNTLQTLSVFGLIWVMTRGGPGNRSQTLPLFMYEQAFQKSMIGYGTAVALLLLVVGSLFSLVYMRLLRTEV; encoded by the coding sequence CTGACCGGGAAGGCCGCCGCCCCTCGCCGGAAAGGCGCCCGCCGCTCCCTGGTCCGCGCCCTCCCGGCCGCCCCCGCCGTCGTCCTCCTGGTCCTCTTCCTCGCGGGCCCGATCGGCTACTGCGCGTACATCGCCTTCACCGATCTCCAGCTCACGGGCCAGGCCCACGCGTCGTTCGTCGGTTTCGACAACTTCCGGGCGGCGTTCAAGGACGAGGCGTTCCTGAACGCGGTCTGGCTGACACTCGTCTTCACGGTGCTGTCGTCGCTGGTCGGCCAGAACACGCTGGGCCTGGCGCTCGCGTCGCTGATGCAACGGGCGTCGAAGCCGATGCGTACGCTCGTCGGCGGGATCGTCATCACGGCGTGGGTGCTGCCGGAGGTGGTGGCGGGGTTCCTGCTGTACGCGTTCTTCCGGCGGGAGGGCACCCTGAACGCCATCCTCGACGGGCTTCACCTCCCCTCCCAGAACTGGCTGTTCACGCTGCCGATCCTGGCGGTCTCCTTCGCGAACGTATGGCGGGGAACGGCCTTCTCGATGCTGGTCTACTCGGCGGCGCTGAACGAGATCCCCAAGGAGATCACGGAGGCGGCGGAAGTAGACGGGGCGGGCGGCTGGCGCCGCATGTGGCACATCACGCTGCCGATGATCCGCCGGTCGATCGGCACCAACCTGATGCTGAACACCCTCCAGACCCTGTCCGTCTTCGGCCTGATCTGGGTGATGACGAGAGGCGGCCCTGGAAACAGAAGCCAGACGCTCCCCCTGTTCATGTACGAACAGGCCTTCCAGAAGAGCATGATCGGCTACGGGACCGCGGTGGCGCTCCTGCTGCTGGTGGTCGGCTCGCTGTTCTCGCTCGTCTATATGCGGCTGCTGCGGACGGAGGTCTGA
- a CDS encoding extracellular solute-binding protein, with translation MPVRPTAARPRTTAPLLLAALLTVSAGGALTACGSGSGSDPDTVKVSFKQSMDNSIKVTDTYLAGIKKQFEKENPGKKVELVPIKAPDSEYYTKVQQMMRSPKTAPDLVYEDTFLINSDITSGYLKPLDPYLAKWRDWDQFLDTAKAAAKGEDGKTYGVPDGTDTRGLWFDKGVFEKAGLPADWQPKTWDEVLSAARTIKKKVPGVTPLNVYTGKPAGEAATMQGFEMLLYGTGDGTADPLYDTATKKWITAGRGFKDALRFVETVYQEKLGPDVSDALDPNFSTAVRGELLPKGKLGIDLDGSWLPQDWLKGSGHEWPEWSSRLGLAAMPTQDGRAPGKVSMSGGWTWSIPAKAGNPDLAFKFIETMQTAANARKWYIANSGIAVRKDVAEDPAYTKAQPGIKFFTDLVASTHYRPAYPAYPKVSTAIQEAMEGVTTGDMSVDKAASGYDEALKTATNNQVIEK, from the coding sequence GTGCCCGTGCGCCCCACCGCCGCCCGCCCCCGCACCACTGCCCCGCTTCTTCTCGCCGCCCTGCTCACCGTCTCCGCCGGCGGTGCCCTCACCGCCTGCGGCAGCGGTTCCGGAAGTGATCCGGACACGGTGAAGGTCTCCTTCAAACAGTCCATGGACAACTCGATCAAGGTCACGGACACCTACCTGGCCGGCATCAAGAAGCAGTTCGAGAAGGAGAACCCCGGCAAGAAGGTCGAACTCGTCCCCATCAAGGCCCCGGACTCCGAGTACTACACGAAGGTCCAGCAGATGATGCGGTCCCCGAAGACCGCCCCCGACCTGGTCTACGAGGACACCTTCCTCATCAACTCGGACATCACCAGCGGCTACTTGAAGCCCCTCGACCCCTACCTCGCCAAGTGGCGGGACTGGGACCAGTTCCTCGACACGGCCAAGGCGGCCGCCAAGGGCGAGGACGGGAAGACGTACGGCGTCCCCGACGGCACCGACACCCGGGGCCTCTGGTTCGACAAGGGCGTCTTCGAGAAGGCCGGTCTGCCCGCCGACTGGCAGCCGAAGACCTGGGACGAGGTCCTCTCCGCGGCTCGTACGATCAAGAAGAAGGTCCCCGGCGTCACCCCGCTGAACGTGTACACGGGCAAGCCGGCGGGCGAGGCCGCCACGATGCAGGGCTTCGAGATGCTGTTGTACGGGACGGGCGACGGCACGGCGGACCCCCTGTACGACACGGCCACCAAGAAATGGATCACCGCGGGCCGGGGCTTCAAGGACGCCCTCCGTTTCGTCGAGACGGTCTACCAGGAGAAGCTCGGCCCCGATGTCTCCGACGCCCTCGACCCGAACTTCTCGACCGCGGTCCGCGGTGAACTGCTGCCCAAGGGCAAGCTCGGCATCGACCTGGACGGCTCCTGGCTCCCGCAGGACTGGCTGAAGGGCAGCGGCCACGAGTGGCCCGAGTGGTCGAGCAGGCTCGGCCTCGCGGCCATGCCGACGCAGGACGGCCGGGCACCCGGCAAGGTGAGCATGTCCGGCGGCTGGACGTGGTCGATCCCGGCGAAGGCCGGCAACCCCGACCTGGCGTTCAAGTTCATCGAGACGATGCAGACGGCGGCGAACGCACGGAAGTGGTACATCGCCAACTCCGGCATCGCGGTGCGCAAGGACGTCGCCGAGGACCCCGCTTACACGAAGGCCCAGCCCGGCATCAAGTTCTTCACGGACCTGGTCGCCAGCACGCACTACCGCCCCGCGTACCCGGCGTACCCCAAGGTCTCGACCGCCATCCAGGAAGCCATGGAGGGCGTGACCACGGGTGACATGTCGGTCGACAAGGCGGCGAGCGGATACGACGAAGCGCTGAAGACGGCCACGAACAACCAAGTGATCGAGAAGTGA
- a CDS encoding carbohydrate ABC transporter permease, protein MPRTPASRRTAHRLAADAGLLVVAAAFALPLAWVVLSSLDAHAGLEVKVPDGLTLDNFDAVLKPDITFTPLLNSLILCGGATLLTVACAALAAYPLSRFRSRLNRPFLLTILFATSLPITAVMVPVYALFVQVNLIDTLQGTIFFFAASQLPFAIWLMKNFMDGVPKELEEAAWTDGASSFQSLIRVVLPLMGPGVAVVTVFAFVMMWGNFFVPFMLLLTPDQMPASVSINDFFGNRGTVVYGQLAAFSVIYSTPVILLYVLVARRLGGGFALGGAVKG, encoded by the coding sequence ATGCCGCGCACTCCCGCCTCCCGCCGCACGGCCCACCGGCTCGCGGCGGACGCCGGCCTGCTCGTCGTGGCGGCGGCCTTCGCGCTCCCCCTGGCCTGGGTGGTGCTGTCCTCGCTGGACGCGCACGCCGGACTCGAGGTGAAGGTGCCGGACGGCCTGACACTGGACAACTTCGACGCGGTCCTCAAGCCGGACATCACCTTCACGCCACTGCTCAACAGCCTGATCCTGTGCGGCGGGGCGACGCTCCTGACGGTGGCGTGCGCGGCGCTCGCGGCCTACCCGCTGTCGCGGTTCCGGTCGCGGCTCAACAGGCCGTTCCTGCTGACGATCCTGTTCGCGACGAGTCTGCCGATCACGGCGGTGATGGTTCCGGTGTACGCGCTGTTCGTACAGGTGAATCTGATCGACACCCTCCAGGGGACGATCTTCTTCTTCGCGGCCTCTCAACTCCCCTTCGCCATCTGGCTGATGAAGAACTTCATGGACGGAGTGCCGAAGGAACTGGAGGAGGCGGCGTGGACGGACGGAGCGTCGTCGTTCCAGTCGCTGATCCGGGTCGTGCTGCCCCTGATGGGGCCGGGCGTGGCGGTGGTGACGGTCTTCGCGTTCGTGATGATGTGGGGCAACTTCTTCGTGCCGTTCATGCTGCTGCTCACGCCGGACCAGATGCCGGCGTCGGTGAGCATCAACGACTTCTTCGGGAATCGGGGGACGGTGGTGTACGGGCAGCTGGCGGCGTTCTCCGTCATCTACTCGACGCCGGTGATCCTGCTGTACGTGCTGGTCGCACGGCGGTTGGGCGGGGGATTCGCGCTGGGCGGGGCGGTCAAGGGGTGA
- a CDS encoding response regulator has protein sequence MTEPIRVLVVEDDPVAADAHVMYVGRVPGFTAVGKAHTGAEARRALDRTPVDLLLLDLHLPDVHGLQLARSLRAAGYHADVIAVTSARDLAVVREGVSLGVVQYVLKPFTFATLRDRLIRYAEFHAAAGEASGQEEVDRALATLRAPGPAALPKGLSAPTLERVTRALRDSAEGLTAAGVAEAVGISRITARRYLEHLVESGRAGRSPQYGQVGRPELQYRWVKG, from the coding sequence ATGACCGAGCCCATTCGCGTACTGGTCGTGGAGGACGACCCGGTGGCCGCCGACGCGCACGTCATGTACGTCGGCCGCGTCCCCGGTTTCACGGCGGTCGGCAAGGCGCACACCGGTGCGGAGGCGCGGCGCGCGCTGGACCGTACGCCGGTGGACCTGCTGCTCCTGGATCTGCACCTGCCGGACGTGCACGGCCTGCAACTGGCCCGCTCCCTGCGGGCCGCCGGCTATCACGCGGACGTGATCGCGGTGACCTCGGCGCGGGACCTGGCGGTGGTGCGGGAGGGTGTGTCGCTGGGGGTGGTGCAGTACGTGCTGAAGCCGTTCACCTTCGCGACGCTGCGGGACCGGCTGATCAGATACGCCGAGTTCCATGCGGCGGCGGGCGAGGCGAGCGGCCAGGAGGAGGTGGACCGGGCCCTGGCGACCCTGCGGGCACCGGGCCCGGCGGCCCTGCCGAAGGGCCTGAGCGCACCGACCCTGGAACGGGTGACGCGGGCTCTGCGGGACTCGGCCGAGGGGCTGACGGCCGCGGGGGTGGCCGAGGCGGTGGGCATCTCCCGGATCACGGCACGGCGGTATCTGGAGCACCTGGTCGAATCCGGGCGGGCCGGGCGGAGTCCGCAGTACGGGCAGGTGGGGCGGCCGGAGTTGCAGTACCGGTGGGTGAAGGGCTGA
- a CDS encoding ATP-binding protein: MRFPHVPRPRSLAGQLFAMQAVLIAVLVAGYALFTYVSDRSQAEEAARRQTMAVARSVADAPSVRAAIRTSDPSAALQPYALQVQRHTGVDFVTIMNPRGIRWTHPNPDLIGERFLGHTTRALKGESFTETYTGTLGPSVRAVTPIRDGTRIIGLVSAGIKVEAITKRVQDQVTALIGVAAGALTLGGIGTYVINARLRRSTHGMNAAELSRMHDYHQAALHAVREGLLMLDGQFRVALINDGGRELLGVTGDVIGRSVAELGLPAALTGALLSAEPRVDEVHLTAARVLVVNTSPVSGGERRGTVVTLRDVTELQSLMGELDSERGFTTALRSQAHEAANRLHTVVSLIELGRAEEAVDFATAELELAQALTDHVVSAVSEPVLAALLLGKAAQANERGVELVVSEESALDDGLLPPSLPARDLVTILGNLIDNAVDAAQGSMRARVTVTVFTDASGLVLRVADTGAGVDPAYAEAVFQRGWSTKPATASGGRGLGLALVRQAVARHEGKLTVAEADGGGAEFEVRLPLPTVGPAGAAGGSEPTRRHGGASEPALPALPGGDDV, translated from the coding sequence ATGCGCTTCCCCCACGTGCCCCGACCCCGCAGCCTGGCGGGTCAGCTCTTCGCCATGCAGGCCGTGCTGATAGCGGTGCTCGTGGCCGGATACGCGCTCTTCACCTACGTCAGCGACCGCAGCCAGGCCGAGGAGGCGGCGAGGCGGCAGACCATGGCCGTCGCCCGGTCGGTCGCGGACGCCCCGTCCGTGCGCGCGGCGATCCGCACCTCCGACCCGTCGGCCGCCCTTCAGCCGTACGCGCTCCAGGTACAGCGGCACACCGGCGTCGACTTCGTCACGATCATGAATCCGCGGGGCATCCGCTGGACCCACCCCAACCCCGACCTGATCGGCGAACGCTTCCTCGGTCACACGACCCGAGCCCTGAAGGGCGAGTCCTTCACGGAGACGTACACGGGCACGCTCGGCCCGTCCGTCCGCGCCGTCACCCCGATCCGTGACGGGACGCGGATCATCGGCCTGGTCAGCGCGGGCATCAAGGTGGAGGCGATCACGAAGCGGGTCCAGGACCAGGTGACGGCCCTGATCGGCGTCGCCGCGGGCGCCCTCACCCTCGGCGGCATCGGCACCTACGTGATCAACGCCCGGCTGCGCCGCTCCACGCACGGCATGAACGCGGCCGAGCTGAGCCGTATGCACGACTACCACCAGGCCGCGCTGCACGCCGTACGCGAGGGTCTGCTGATGCTGGACGGCCAGTTCCGGGTGGCACTGATCAACGACGGGGGCCGGGAGCTGCTGGGGGTGACGGGGGACGTGATCGGCCGCTCGGTGGCGGAGCTGGGCCTGCCCGCGGCGCTGACGGGCGCGCTGCTGTCGGCGGAACCGCGGGTGGACGAGGTCCATCTGACGGCCGCGCGCGTCCTGGTCGTGAACACCTCGCCGGTCTCGGGCGGCGAGCGCCGCGGCACCGTCGTCACCCTGCGCGATGTGACCGAACTTCAGTCGCTGATGGGCGAGTTGGACTCCGAGCGCGGCTTCACCACGGCGCTGCGCTCACAGGCGCACGAGGCCGCCAACCGTCTGCACACCGTCGTCTCGCTGATCGAGCTGGGGCGCGCGGAGGAGGCCGTCGACTTCGCCACGGCGGAACTGGAGCTGGCCCAGGCCCTGACGGACCATGTGGTCTCCGCGGTCAGCGAGCCGGTCCTCGCCGCCCTGCTGCTGGGCAAGGCGGCACAGGCGAACGAGCGGGGCGTGGAGCTGGTGGTGTCGGAGGAGAGCGCCCTCGACGACGGTCTGCTGCCGCCCTCGCTCCCGGCCCGGGACCTGGTGACGATCCTCGGCAACCTGATCGACAACGCGGTGGACGCGGCCCAGGGCTCGATGCGGGCGCGGGTGACGGTGACGGTGTTCACCGACGCGTCGGGGCTGGTGCTGCGGGTGGCCGACACGGGCGCGGGAGTGGATCCGGCGTACGCGGAGGCGGTGTTCCAGCGGGGCTGGTCGACGAAGCCGGCGACCGCGTCCGGCGGCCGGGGGCTGGGGCTCGCCCTCGTCCGGCAGGCCGTCGCCCGCCACGAGGGGAAGCTGACGGTCGCGGAGGCGGACGGCGGCGGGGCGGAGTTCGAGGTGCGGCTGCCGTTGCCTACGGTGGGTCCGGCCGGAGCCGCCGGCGGATCCGAGCCCACCCGCCGACACGGTGGTGCGTCCGAGCCCGCCCTACCCGCCTTGCCTGGAGGCGACGACGTATGA